From a single Candidatus Binatia bacterium genomic region:
- a CDS encoding delta-60 repeat domain-containing protein: MGNRIAKTDRRVRINHKAAQRRHGPVQFGLGVLCLLLMSSSVRADETTWTFTGYEDTYTTIASSGLLDVFTASARTPTGQRIAVGFTKNDPFFLGGFTANENFNFGVVRYDLDGSLDPSFTPSCAPLFINCT; this comes from the coding sequence ATGGGCAACCGAATCGCGAAGACTGATCGAAGAGTCCGGATCAATCACAAAGCTGCTCAACGGCGTCATGGACCGGTTCAATTCGGCCTCGGGGTCTTGTGCCTTCTGCTGATGTCCTCCTCGGTGCGAGCCGACGAAACGACATGGACCTTTACGGGTTATGAAGACACCTACACCACGATCGCTTCGTCTGGACTTCTGGATGTATTCACTGCTTCGGCTCGGACCCCGACTGGTCAGAGAATCGCCGTGGGGTTCACGAAAAACGATCCTTTCTTTCTCGGCGGCTTTACTGCCAATGAAAACTTCAATTTTGGCGTCGTCAGGTATGATCTCGACGGCTCCCTCGACCCTTCTTTTACGCCATCGTGCGCTCCTCTGTTCATCAATTGCACA